In a single window of the Littorina saxatilis isolate snail1 linkage group LG3, US_GU_Lsax_2.0, whole genome shotgun sequence genome:
- the LOC138962084 gene encoding uncharacterized protein — translation MPRSRCAAANCKNTQTTSGISFHRFPTKNLSLLSKWEMFPQLKRAHLKVSGKSRFICSEHFVQTDFINFEQNRLGFQPKRVLSRLAVPSVQSCLKRKRELSRFPTANGENKRTLHNKPVLAAVTKNRQSSKYLPVHRQSTHSNVKGTDPEEPKGNRQPLAVHEHLFKVMEEEPVSESDEEEGMVTDRENEDWELSNQSEESCDITGRLC, via the exons ATGCCTCGTAGTAGGTGTGCAGCCGCAAACTGCAAAAACACGCAAACAACAAGCGGCATTTCCTTCCACAGATTTCCTACCAAAAACCTAAGTTTGTTATCGAAATGGGAGATGTTTCCACAGCTAAAGCGTGCGCATTTAAAAGTGTCTGGCAAAAGCAGGTTCATTTGCAGTGAACATTTCGTGCAAACCGACTTCATCAACTTTGAGCAAAACAGGTTGGGGTTTCAACCGAAAAGAGTATTGTCGCGATTGGCAGTACCCTCCGTTCAAAGCTGCTTGAAG aGGAAAAGGGAACTGTCACGATTCCCAACGGCAAACGGTGAGAACAAAAGGACACTCCATAACAAGCCTGTACTTGCCGCTGTCACGAAAAACCGCCAGTCATCAAAATATTTGCCTGTGCACAGACAGTCAACCCACAGCAATGTGAAAggt ACGGATCCTGAAGAACCCAAAGGAAACCGACAACCGCTAGCAGTGCATGAACATCTTTTCAAAGTTATGGAGGAAGAGCCCGTCAGCGAGTCAGACGAGGAGGAGGGAATGGTGACAGACCGAGAAAACGAGGACTGGGAACTCAGTAACCAATCCGAGGAGAGCTGTGACATCACTGGAAG gctatgctga
- the LOC138962085 gene encoding uncharacterized protein, which translates to MTFCTRVYYVTHCSNKMATHSIYSSEEEEEYDGPRLSQAIVLPTSLNNGRKTRKEGHKTLLVTEPACRIGNTDWCQCGHCCRMPTSVECVCCHDVRQIKQKVEGLEEQVGCITAHPGFRTVCLDIYCLETAYYAYKQDYGRLNFDLHEKYRYVAYRQLVRWCWGFLGKSIRVPLPACAVKTIRDTFPDGGRVGFKLPQLDGIV; encoded by the exons atgacctttTGCACACGTGTTTACTACGTCACACACTGCTCGAACAAGATGGCCACTCACAGTATTTACAGCagcgaggaagaggaggagtacGACGGACCACGTTTGAGCCAGGCTATCGTTCTTCCTACCAGTTTGAACAACGGAAGAAAGACGAGGAAAGAAGGCCACAAGACGCTGCTCGTAACAGAGCCAGCATGCAGAATCGGCAACACTGACTG GTGTCAGTGCGGACATTGCTGCCGGATGCCAacttctgttgagtgtgtgtgttgccacGACGTcagacaaatcaaacagaaggtAGAAGGCCTGGAAGAGCAGGTAGGCTGCATCACAGCACATCCTGGCTTTCGTACCGTGTGTCTGGACATCTACTGCCTGGAGACCGCATACTATGCGTACAAGCAGGACTACGGGCGTCTAAACTTCGATCTGCATGA GAAATACAGATATGTCGCCTACAGGCAGCTGGTGCGATGGTGTTGGGGTTTTCTAGGCAAAAGCATCAGGGTGCCTCTACCAGCTTGTGCCGTGAAAACGATCAGGGACACTTTCCCAGACGGAGgaagagtggggttcaaactccccCAGCTGGATGGAATCGTGTGA